A single region of the Bartonella harrusi genome encodes:
- the ubiA gene encoding 4-hydroxybenzoate octaprenyltransferase, with product MKKSKNIAHIQSYESQGRVMDASSKQWVYHFLPSSLWFYAQLARWDRPIGWQLLMWPCFWSTTMAFLSYERHQLPLLSMLFHWLWYLFLFFLGSIAMRGAGCTWNDLIDHKIDSQVERTRSRPLPTGHVSRFQAKIFILVQCLVGLGVLSQFNRYSFFLGISSLIAVAVYPFMKRVTYWPQFFLGIAFNWGALMGWAVVYGSLNWAPVSLYVGSILWTIGYDTIYAHQDKEDDATVGVGSTALLFGKATKRALVLLYSGFVVFISLAFYLAQVPVLSFLGVFVASIHMFVQIKILDIDNNSQCLKLFKSNSFIGFVIFAGLVCSGIWTIVYPVV from the coding sequence ATGAAAAAAAGTAAAAATATTGCACATATTCAATCTTATGAGAGTCAGGGGCGGGTGATGGATGCATCTTCCAAACAATGGGTTTACCATTTTTTACCATCTTCTTTGTGGTTTTATGCGCAATTGGCACGTTGGGATCGACCTATTGGATGGCAATTATTGATGTGGCCTTGTTTTTGGTCAACAACAATGGCTTTTCTCTCTTATGAAAGGCACCAACTGCCTCTTTTATCAATGCTCTTTCATTGGTTGTGGTATCTTTTTCTTTTTTTCCTAGGATCTATAGCGATGAGAGGGGCAGGGTGTACTTGGAATGATCTTATCGATCATAAAATTGATTCTCAAGTAGAGAGAACGCGTTCTCGTCCATTACCCACAGGCCATGTAAGTCGTTTTCAGGCAAAAATTTTTATATTGGTGCAATGTTTGGTTGGTTTGGGTGTCTTATCACAATTTAATAGATACAGTTTTTTTCTCGGTATTTCATCATTGATAGCAGTTGCGGTGTATCCTTTTATGAAACGCGTAACATATTGGCCGCAATTTTTTTTAGGTATTGCATTTAATTGGGGTGCATTAATGGGGTGGGCGGTTGTTTATGGAAGCTTGAATTGGGCACCAGTTTCACTTTATGTAGGATCTATCTTATGGACGATAGGGTATGATACAATTTACGCGCATCAAGATAAAGAGGATGATGCTACTGTTGGTGTAGGTTCTACGGCACTTCTTTTTGGTAAAGCAACTAAGCGTGCTTTGGTCCTTTTGTATAGTGGTTTTGTGGTTTTCATTAGCTTAGCATTTTATTTAGCACAGGTTCCTGTTCTTAGTTTTTTGGGTGTTTTTGTTGCAAGTATCCATATGTTCGTTCAAATTAAGATCCTTGATATCGATAACAATTCACAATGCTTAAAGCTTTTCAAGTCCAATTCATTTATTGGGTTTGTGATTTTTGCTGGTTTAGTATGCAGTGGTATATGGACAATAGTTTATCCTGTCGTTTAA
- the purD gene encoding phosphoribosylamine--glycine ligase, which translates to MNILLIGSGGREHALAWKLAASPLLTKLYCAPGNPATMKLGENIDLNIDDHLLVIDFCKMHSIDFVIVGPEVPLVAGITDSLNNANICVFGPTQKAAQLEGSKAFTKDLCHQNNIPTASYQCFNDAVKAKAYIRQQGVPIVIKADNLAAGKGVVVATTMEEAFNAVDRCFKSAFGNVEKKIVIESFLEGEEASFFCLCDGKIALPFGSAQDHKRVGDGDTGPNTGGMGAYSPAPIMTQEMVDRTLKEIVEPTLHSMNAMGAPFKGILFVGLMITQKGPQLIEFNVRFGDPECQVLMIRLEEDLLPLLLAAAQGKLEKKPLQWSEKAALTVVMAAKGYPDSPQKGTVIRNLDKVNALPDVKVFQAGTLLYNGELIANAGRVLNITATGETVTQAQKRAYEAVDSIDWPEGFVRRDIGWRAIARESEIL; encoded by the coding sequence ATGAACATCCTTCTTATCGGCTCTGGTGGACGAGAACACGCTTTAGCATGGAAATTAGCAGCATCACCACTGCTAACGAAATTATATTGTGCTCCTGGAAATCCTGCAACAATGAAACTGGGTGAAAATATTGATTTGAACATTGATGATCATCTTCTCGTCATTGATTTTTGTAAAATGCATTCTATTGACTTTGTGATTGTTGGACCAGAAGTTCCTCTCGTTGCTGGTATAACAGACTCTCTTAATAATGCTAATATATGTGTCTTTGGGCCTACTCAAAAAGCTGCTCAACTAGAGGGCTCAAAAGCTTTTACAAAGGATCTATGCCATCAAAATAACATTCCTACAGCATCATACCAATGTTTTAATGATGCTGTAAAAGCCAAAGCCTATATCCGTCAACAAGGCGTCCCCATTGTTATTAAAGCCGATAACTTAGCTGCTGGTAAAGGTGTTGTTGTTGCAACAACTATGGAAGAAGCGTTTAACGCTGTTGATCGCTGCTTCAAAAGTGCTTTTGGTAATGTAGAAAAAAAAATTGTTATAGAATCTTTTCTTGAAGGTGAAGAAGCAAGCTTCTTTTGTCTTTGTGATGGTAAAATTGCTCTTCCCTTTGGATCTGCACAAGATCATAAACGCGTGGGAGATGGTGATACTGGCCCAAATACCGGTGGAATGGGAGCCTATTCACCAGCGCCCATTATGACTCAAGAAATGGTGGACCGTACCCTCAAAGAAATTGTCGAACCAACTCTCCATAGTATGAACGCTATGGGAGCACCCTTTAAAGGTATTCTCTTTGTCGGATTAATGATAACGCAAAAAGGACCTCAATTAATTGAATTTAACGTACGATTTGGTGATCCTGAATGTCAAGTTTTAATGATACGCCTTGAAGAGGATCTTCTTCCGCTTCTTCTTGCCGCAGCGCAAGGAAAGCTTGAAAAGAAGCCTCTTCAATGGTCTGAAAAAGCTGCTTTAACTGTTGTCATGGCTGCTAAAGGTTATCCAGATTCCCCTCAAAAAGGCACTGTTATCCGCAACCTTGATAAGGTAAACGCTCTGCCTGATGTAAAAGTTTTTCAAGCTGGCACTCTATTGTACAATGGAGAACTCATTGCGAATGCGGGACGCGTTTTAAACATAACGGCAACAGGAGAAACCGTTACACAAGCCCAAAAACGTGCTTATGAAGCTGTTGATTCTATTGATTGGCCAGAAGGTTTTGTTCGTCGCGATATTGGATGGCGAGCCATTGCGCGAGAAAGCGAAATCCTTTGA
- a CDS encoding DUF6101 family protein, which translates to MANQCFNQAKAVLEFRLDPCHLPQTTTYFSSKTGHKIICSLSERGVFFKTDTPASLSHLVPSYHFKGIAARTVKTHSGERAVALELLHTDKKICIPLLVSRDLNNVLLDWRLWADTYDLPMLMINEGNHIMVVKDRFDLRRFLCTSLHSKQKRFLLRYKSPFGLRLVIGNRVVLQPY; encoded by the coding sequence ATGGCTAATCAATGCTTTAATCAGGCAAAAGCGGTGCTTGAATTTCGGTTAGATCCGTGCCATTTGCCACAAACAACAACCTATTTTTCATCAAAAACGGGTCATAAAATCATTTGTTCATTAAGTGAACGCGGTGTTTTTTTTAAAACCGATACTCCTGCAAGCTTATCACATTTAGTACCATCTTATCATTTCAAAGGCATTGCAGCACGCACTGTAAAAACGCATTCAGGTGAGAGAGCTGTTGCATTAGAGCTGCTTCATACAGATAAGAAAATTTGCATACCACTTTTAGTTTCTAGAGATTTAAATAATGTTCTTTTAGATTGGCGGTTATGGGCAGATACTTATGATCTTCCGATGCTTATGATTAATGAAGGCAATCACATTATGGTTGTCAAAGATCGTTTTGATTTACGCCGTTTTCTTTGTACGTCATTGCATTCTAAACAAAAGCGCTTTTTACTCCGTTACAAAAGCCCATTTGGTTTACGGTTGGTAATCGGTAATCGGGTTGTCCTACAGCCATATTGA
- a CDS encoding FAD-binding oxidoreductase, translating into MEQELIERFRSIVGVAHAITDQTLIAPYLREERGLFHGKAPLLLRPSSSTEISSIMRLASQTRTPIVPQGGNTGLVGGQQPDESGKSVLLSMERLNKVRCINLEGNFAVVEAGVVLQDLHKKLDETDCFFPLSLASEGSCQIGGNLSSNAGGTAVLAYGNMRALCLGLEVVLPDGRVLDDLRFVKKDNSGYDLKNLFIGAEGTLGIITAAVLKLFPRPKGNAVALVGLHNPARALKFFSLAQRHGGGMLTGFELMGKLSLKMALDYKMCERSPLEHEHEWYVLINISSLQSDGEALSVLSVILEESLKDAVIEDAVVAQSLKQQDFFWQLRESISSAQKLAGGSIKHDIAVPLASISDFITEAAHIVEEISPGARVVCFGHMGDGNLHYNVIQPEGADPTVFLKLWSKMNHHIHNLVMRYRGAFSAEHGIGQLKREELRSFKSPVAIDVMQGIKKMLDPLGIMNPGKIL; encoded by the coding sequence ATGGAGCAGGAATTAATTGAAAGATTTAGAAGCATTGTTGGTGTGGCGCACGCTATAACAGATCAGACGTTGATTGCCCCCTATTTGCGTGAAGAACGCGGACTCTTTCATGGAAAAGCACCACTACTTTTACGTCCTTCTTCTAGCACAGAAATATCATCCATTATGCGGCTAGCGAGCCAGACACGCACACCGATTGTGCCTCAGGGAGGAAATACAGGTCTTGTGGGTGGTCAACAACCAGATGAGAGTGGAAAGAGCGTTCTTTTATCCATGGAAAGATTAAACAAGGTGAGATGTATCAATCTTGAGGGTAATTTTGCTGTGGTGGAGGCGGGTGTTGTTTTACAAGATTTACATAAAAAACTCGATGAAACAGATTGTTTTTTTCCTCTCTCGTTAGCTTCAGAAGGTTCTTGCCAGATAGGGGGAAATCTTTCCTCTAATGCTGGAGGAACAGCTGTTTTAGCTTATGGAAATATGCGTGCGCTTTGTCTTGGTTTAGAAGTTGTTTTACCTGATGGCCGTGTTTTGGATGATTTGCGTTTTGTAAAGAAAGACAACAGCGGTTATGATTTGAAAAACCTTTTTATTGGTGCTGAAGGCACTTTAGGTATTATAACAGCAGCTGTTTTAAAGCTTTTTCCAAGACCTAAAGGAAACGCAGTTGCTTTGGTTGGTTTGCATAATCCAGCAAGAGCTCTCAAGTTTTTTTCCCTAGCTCAACGTCATGGAGGAGGAATGTTGACGGGTTTTGAACTTATGGGCAAACTCAGTTTAAAAATGGCCTTGGATTATAAGATGTGTGAGAGGTCCCCTCTTGAGCATGAGCATGAATGGTATGTGTTAATCAATATTTCATCATTGCAGAGTGATGGGGAGGCATTATCAGTGCTCAGTGTTATTTTAGAAGAATCTTTAAAGGATGCTGTAATAGAGGATGCGGTGGTTGCACAATCATTAAAGCAGCAAGATTTTTTTTGGCAATTGCGTGAAAGTATATCATCTGCACAGAAGTTAGCAGGAGGATCTATTAAGCATGATATTGCGGTGCCTCTTGCTTCTATTTCTGATTTTATCACTGAGGCAGCACATATTGTTGAAGAGATTTCGCCAGGTGCGCGGGTGGTTTGTTTTGGCCACATGGGTGATGGAAATTTGCATTATAATGTAATCCAACCTGAGGGAGCTGATCCTACCGTGTTTTTAAAATTATGGTCAAAAATGAATCATCATATTCATAACTTAGTGATGCGTTATCGGGGCGCTTTTTCTGCTGAACATGGAATTGGTCAACTGAAGCGTGAGGAACTGCGTTCTTTCAAATCACCTGTTGCAATAGATGTTATGCAGGGGATTAAAAAAATGCTTGATCCTTTAGGAATTATGAATCCCGGAAAAATATTGTAA
- a CDS encoding L-threonylcarbamoyladenylate synthase — MTILPLNSVSIKDAVAFLEQGRLVALPTETVYGLAGDATNGRAVSSIFATKKRPQFNPLIAHVSSIDMAERYVEIDFLSRRLMEAFWPGPLTFVLPLKSQHNIHPLTTSGLQTLAIRCPDSRFAEVVHHFGRPLAAPSANEFGRLSPTSVEAVLASLGETVPLILDGGPSKIGLESTIIKVCGESIYLLRPGGLAAEEIEKILEKPLKRMDQRAAIEAPGMLNSHYAPDAMIRLNVQKVESGEALLAFGPKRMMGFENAVSILNLSESGQLEEAASHLFQYLRELDSLKVRSIAVESIPSYGLGEAINDRLMRAAAPREK; from the coding sequence ATGACAATTCTGCCTCTTAACAGTGTTTCGATAAAGGATGCCGTTGCCTTTCTTGAACAGGGGAGGTTGGTTGCTTTGCCGACAGAAACTGTTTATGGTTTGGCCGGTGATGCAACCAATGGAAGAGCAGTTTCTTCTATCTTTGCCACAAAGAAGCGACCACAATTTAATCCTCTTATTGCTCATGTAAGCAGTATAGACATGGCGGAGCGCTACGTTGAAATTGATTTTCTTTCACGACGATTGATGGAGGCATTTTGGCCAGGACCATTGACATTCGTCCTACCTTTAAAGAGTCAGCATAATATCCACCCTTTAACCACTTCTGGTTTGCAGACATTGGCTATTCGTTGCCCAGATAGTCGTTTTGCAGAAGTTGTACACCATTTTGGTCGTCCTCTTGCTGCCCCTAGTGCGAATGAATTCGGGCGTCTTAGTCCCACTTCAGTTGAAGCTGTTTTGGCATCTTTAGGGGAGACTGTTCCTTTGATACTTGATGGAGGACCTTCTAAAATAGGACTCGAATCAACAATTATTAAGGTTTGTGGTGAAAGTATTTATCTTTTGCGTCCAGGGGGGCTTGCCGCTGAAGAAATTGAAAAAATTTTGGAAAAACCTTTGAAACGTATGGATCAACGGGCTGCGATTGAGGCTCCAGGGATGTTAAATTCGCATTATGCACCTGATGCTATGATTCGTTTGAATGTGCAAAAGGTAGAAAGTGGTGAAGCGCTTTTAGCATTTGGTCCCAAACGTATGATGGGTTTTGAAAATGCAGTTTCTATTTTAAATCTTAGCGAGAGTGGACAATTAGAAGAAGCAGCCTCTCATTTATTTCAATATTTAAGGGAATTGGATTCATTGAAAGTGAGATCAATTGCTGTAGAATCTATTCCATCATATGGATTAGGGGAGGCTATTAACGATCGTCTCATGCGTGCTGCGGCTCCAAGGGAGAAATGA
- a CDS encoding ribonuclease HII, with product MFNLPLQPNFSYELDLQKQGFFHIAGVDEVGRGPLAGPVVTAAVILDKDRIPEGLNDSKKLSTLQRKKLYNDILRNALAISLASLCARTIDQSNIRKATLEAMRRCIAGLAIPVHYALVDGRDVPSELTCPATALVKGDQRSASIAAASILAKVTRDQMMECAGQVYKDYGLEKHVGYATLTHREALDKYGPVMGLHRYSFAPLKGRYRDDKS from the coding sequence ATGTTTAATTTACCACTTCAGCCAAATTTTTCATATGAATTGGATTTGCAGAAACAGGGTTTTTTCCATATAGCCGGTGTTGATGAAGTAGGACGTGGACCGCTTGCTGGACCTGTGGTAACAGCAGCAGTCATTTTGGATAAAGACCGTATTCCTGAAGGGTTGAATGATTCAAAAAAACTTTCCACTCTACAACGAAAGAAATTGTATAATGACATTTTGCGAAATGCATTAGCGATTTCGCTCGCTAGTCTTTGTGCCCGTACGATCGATCAATCTAATATTAGAAAAGCAACTTTAGAAGCGATGCGTCGTTGTATTGCTGGATTAGCAATTCCAGTCCACTATGCGCTGGTCGATGGCCGTGATGTTCCCTCTGAGCTAACATGTCCAGCAACTGCCTTGGTTAAAGGCGATCAACGTTCGGCTTCAATTGCAGCGGCATCTATTCTTGCTAAAGTAACGCGAGATCAGATGATGGAATGTGCAGGGCAAGTGTATAAAGATTATGGTTTAGAGAAGCATGTAGGCTATGCAACGCTAACACATCGTGAAGCTCTTGATAAATATGGGCCTGTTATGGGATTACATCGTTATAGTTTTGCACCCCTTAAAGGACGCTATCGGGATGATAAATCATGA
- a CDS encoding 4-(cytidine 5'-diphospho)-2-C-methyl-D-erythritol kinase codes for MMSGTQTSFKRSSYIFTPIKLNLTLHVVGQRADGYHLIESLVCFSLSGDCLGYAPCESDRFFLEGPFANKLVSDANNLVVRARDFMRNTFPRNAKPSFFRLIKTLPIASGIGGGSGDAAGVISMLHQQWNLDCSCEKLAQMSLVLGADVPMCLFALEYQQPLFVQGIGQDIIPLPEVCSLAMVLVNHGQQISTKAVFKALEKHDHPSLTIDPAALKSVYSLVEALQETRNDLFLPALKIAPQLTQVLSLLNECGSLFSRMSGTGATCFGIFKDQQAAQKAALFIKSLHPSWFVKPIITLGKI; via the coding sequence ATGATGTCGGGTACGCAAACTTCATTTAAGAGGTCTTCTTATATATTTACACCCATTAAGTTGAATTTAACTTTGCATGTTGTTGGGCAGCGTGCTGATGGTTATCATTTAATAGAAAGTTTGGTCTGTTTTAGTCTGAGCGGTGATTGTCTAGGTTATGCTCCGTGTGAAAGTGATCGCTTTTTTTTAGAGGGGCCGTTTGCAAATAAGCTTGTTTCTGATGCGAATAATTTAGTTGTTCGTGCACGCGATTTTATGCGTAATACATTTCCTAGAAATGCGAAGCCTTCTTTTTTTCGGTTGATTAAAACGTTACCTATTGCTTCAGGCATTGGTGGTGGTTCAGGTGATGCGGCCGGTGTTATAAGCATGTTGCATCAACAATGGAATCTTGATTGTTCTTGTGAAAAATTAGCACAAATGAGCTTAGTTCTTGGTGCAGATGTGCCGATGTGTCTTTTTGCATTAGAATATCAACAGCCGCTTTTTGTGCAGGGAATTGGTCAAGATATTATACCACTTCCAGAAGTTTGTTCTCTTGCAATGGTATTAGTGAATCATGGACAACAAATTTCAACGAAAGCTGTTTTTAAGGCTTTGGAAAAGCATGATCATCCTTCCTTAACGATTGATCCAGCAGCTCTAAAGTCGGTTTATTCATTAGTTGAAGCTTTACAGGAAACGCGTAACGATCTTTTTCTTCCTGCATTAAAAATTGCACCACAATTAACGCAAGTGTTATCTCTATTAAATGAGTGTGGTTCTCTTTTTTCTCGTATGTCTGGAACAGGGGCAACTTGCTTTGGTATTTTTAAAGACCAGCAAGCCGCTCAAAAGGCAGCTCTTTTTATTAAATCGTTACATCCAAGTTGGTTTGTGAAACCAATCATAACTTTGGGAAAGATTTGA
- a CDS encoding S49 family peptidase translates to MSCIKNLIPRHFYSNELEIPVVRLHGVIMDSTSPMARSLSLVRCASLLDKAFAYKRAPAIALLINSPGGSPVQSRFIFKRIRDLAEEKKKQVLVFVEDVAASGGYMIACAGDEIFADPSSIVGSIGVVSQSFGFPELLKKIGVERRVYTAGKNKVTLDPFQPEKKADVEHLKSLQLEVHQTFIDLVKERRGEKLSDNSDIFTGMFWSGKKSVELGLIDGLNDIRSVIKERFGYNTRLRLITPPKSLLGPKVPSGVTAHTVYTAVDSAFVAVQERALWQRYGL, encoded by the coding sequence ATGAGCTGTATCAAGAATCTTATTCCACGTCATTTTTATTCTAATGAACTTGAAATTCCTGTAGTGCGTCTTCATGGGGTAATTATGGATTCAACAAGTCCAATGGCACGTTCGCTTTCATTAGTCAGATGTGCTAGTCTTTTAGACAAGGCTTTTGCGTACAAAAGAGCTCCGGCTATTGCACTTCTTATCAACTCTCCTGGCGGGTCACCTGTGCAATCACGTTTTATTTTCAAGCGTATTCGTGATTTAGCAGAGGAAAAAAAGAAGCAGGTTCTTGTCTTTGTTGAAGATGTAGCGGCATCCGGTGGTTACATGATTGCTTGTGCGGGGGATGAGATTTTTGCTGATCCTTCTTCAATTGTTGGTTCTATAGGGGTTGTTTCTCAATCCTTTGGTTTTCCTGAGCTTTTGAAGAAGATTGGTGTTGAGCGGCGTGTTTACACAGCAGGGAAGAACAAGGTTACGTTAGATCCATTTCAGCCTGAAAAGAAAGCAGATGTTGAGCATTTGAAATCTTTGCAACTCGAAGTTCACCAAACTTTTATTGATTTGGTTAAAGAGCGACGTGGAGAGAAGTTATCAGATAATTCAGATATTTTTACAGGGATGTTTTGGAGTGGAAAGAAAAGCGTTGAGCTTGGATTGATTGATGGATTGAATGATATACGTTCTGTTATTAAAGAGCGGTTTGGCTATAATACTAGGTTGCGATTAATTACGCCTCCAAAGAGTCTTTTAGGACCTAAAGTTCCTTCGGGGGTAACTGCGCACACAGTTTATACAGCAGTTGATAGTGCATTTGTAGCAGTACAAGAACGTGCGCTTTGGCAACGTTATGGTTTGTAA
- a CDS encoding tRNA1(Val) (adenine(37)-N6)-methyltransferase, translating to MDEITNQSDETMDSFHRGKFYLVQPRKYGHRSGMDAMLLASLVPNNLKGKVVDLGAGAGAAGLAVAARCLKVHVTLVERSAFMASYAQKTLMLKQNEKLAGRICLLEADITLKGKNRLKAGLIDNFFDFAIMNPPFNNPIDRKTPDKQKVEAHVMSESMFDHWLRSAAAIVKPGGYLGLIARPQSLNDILHALEGRFGGTCIIPVHARATTAAMRILLYAKRGSKAALSILPALVMHEGNDHAFSSRIDAINNGRISLWEMF from the coding sequence ATGGATGAAATAACGAATCAGAGTGATGAAACAATGGATAGCTTTCATCGCGGAAAATTTTATTTGGTTCAGCCACGTAAATATGGTCATCGTTCTGGTATGGACGCTATGTTATTAGCCAGTTTGGTTCCCAATAATTTAAAAGGGAAGGTTGTTGATTTAGGTGCTGGTGCTGGTGCTGCGGGATTGGCGGTTGCTGCGCGTTGTCTGAAAGTTCATGTTACATTGGTTGAAAGATCGGCTTTTATGGCATCCTATGCACAAAAAACGCTTATGTTAAAACAAAATGAAAAACTTGCTGGGAGAATTTGTTTGTTAGAAGCAGATATTACTTTAAAAGGTAAGAATCGCTTAAAAGCAGGCTTGATAGATAATTTTTTTGATTTTGCGATTATGAATCCCCCTTTTAACAATCCGATAGATCGCAAAACACCTGATAAACAAAAAGTGGAAGCACATGTTATGTCTGAGTCAATGTTTGATCATTGGTTGCGGAGTGCCGCAGCAATTGTTAAACCAGGTGGATATCTAGGGTTAATTGCGCGTCCACAATCGCTGAATGATATTTTGCATGCTTTGGAAGGACGCTTTGGTGGTACTTGTATAATTCCTGTTCATGCACGTGCAACAACGGCGGCAATGCGTATTTTACTTTATGCAAAACGAGGAAGTAAAGCGGCTTTATCCATATTACCAGCGCTGGTTATGCATGAGGGGAATGATCATGCTTTTTCATCACGGATTGATGCGATTAATAATGGGCGTATAAGCTTGTGGGAAATGTTTTAA
- a CDS encoding polyprenyl synthetase family protein: MLIGKIKFISFHCNTLGVNTLSVAAKINQTKNNQSSLQPLINLTQHDMEQVNQLILSMAKSEVEMIPEISNHLITSGGKRLRPMITLASAHMFDYQGDGHIKLATAVEFMHTATLLHDDVIDESNLRRGKSTARMIWGNQASVLVGDFLLGQAFKMMVEVGSIKALSVLANAAAIIAEGEVMQLSAAKNIETCVSNYLKIINAKTAALFSAAAEVGPIIAGYKEKERSVLREYGTLLGLAFQLIDDALDYSGTAQHLGKNIGDDFREGKITMPVILAYARSNTVEKAFWKHALEDGNSNDEAFAHAQHLVEKYGSITDTIEQARIYGKRAIDALTSIKKSPARNALIETVDFCIARVN, encoded by the coding sequence ATGCTAATAGGCAAAATAAAATTCATCTCTTTCCATTGCAATACTCTAGGAGTAAACACATTGAGCGTAGCTGCAAAAATAAATCAGACAAAAAACAATCAAAGCTCTCTCCAACCCCTCATCAATCTTACCCAACATGATATGGAACAGGTCAATCAACTCATTCTTTCTATGGCAAAATCAGAAGTTGAAATGATCCCTGAAATTTCCAATCATCTCATTACATCGGGTGGAAAACGATTACGCCCTATGATTACGTTAGCTTCCGCTCATATGTTTGATTATCAGGGTGATGGGCATATAAAACTTGCAACAGCCGTTGAATTTATGCATACAGCAACCTTATTACATGACGACGTGATTGATGAAAGCAATTTACGACGCGGAAAATCTACTGCGAGAATGATTTGGGGAAATCAAGCAAGCGTACTCGTTGGCGATTTTCTTTTAGGACAAGCTTTTAAAATGATGGTTGAGGTTGGTTCTATAAAAGCACTTTCTGTTCTAGCAAACGCTGCGGCAATTATTGCTGAGGGAGAAGTTATGCAACTTTCTGCTGCAAAAAATATAGAAACCTGCGTTTCTAACTATCTCAAAATCATCAATGCAAAAACAGCAGCACTTTTTTCAGCTGCTGCTGAAGTGGGACCCATTATTGCTGGCTATAAAGAAAAAGAGCGCTCTGTCTTGCGCGAATATGGAACATTGTTAGGCCTCGCATTCCAATTAATTGATGATGCACTTGATTATAGTGGCACTGCTCAACATTTGGGAAAAAATATAGGAGATGATTTTAGAGAAGGGAAAATTACTATGCCTGTTATCCTCGCATATGCACGTAGTAACACGGTAGAAAAAGCATTTTGGAAACACGCTCTTGAAGACGGCAATAGCAACGATGAAGCCTTTGCTCACGCACAACACTTAGTCGAAAAATATGGTAGCATCACGGATACAATAGAGCAAGCGCGCATTTATGGTAAGCGCGCAATCGATGCTCTTACTTCGATAAAAAAAAGCCCTGCTCGCAATGCTCTCATTGAAACTGTTGATTTTTGTATTGCGCGTGTAAACTGA